The genomic region CAGAGCTCATCGCGGACCTCCTTGACGTCCTGGGTGATGGACTGAACGGGGTTGGTGCGCTTGACGAGGCGGCGGAATCGCATCATGCCCAGCAGGGCCAGCACGATGACGACGAGCAGCATCGCGAAGAACACCACGAGCGCCGACAGCCACACCGGCCACCACGACGAGAGGCCGGCGATGGCCCACGTGCCCAGCGCCGGCACGGACCAGAACAGCACGAAGAGGGCTGCGAACACCCACAGCGCGCCCCACCCGCCGTCCTTCGCGCTTCGGGCCAGCCACGCCTTGGCCGCGTCGACCTCGGCGATGACGAGGTTGCGGACCAGTTCGGGGATGTCGCCGATGACGGTGAGCAGACTGTCATCGGCGCGGTCGCGGAATCCGCGGATCGGAGGCATATCAGGCCCCGCTGTCCTCGACGGCTTCCTCGGCCCCGTCCTTGACGGCCTTCGCCGAGGTCTCTGCCGCCTTCTCGACGTCGTCGGCCGAGTCCTTGGCGGTCTTGATGGCCGCGTCGAGCCGCTGGCCCGGGGTTCCCTTCGACGCAGCGGCCTTGCTCACCTTGACCGCCGAGTCCCACAGCGTGCTCGGGAGCGCCATCGCGCTGGTCTTGGCGAAGTCCTTCGCCTTGCCGACCTGGGTCTGAACCGGTTCGAGCTCCCAGACCTTCAGCCACAGGCCTTTGATCTGCTCGTACCTCTCACGTCCGGCGCGCGCGCCGAGGACGTAGCCTACGGCGAGTCCGACGACGAGTCCTGCCTTGCCCCTCATGGGGTCTCCTCCCGCTCGGGTGGTGCTCCTGCTGGCTCTCCCAGGTTAGCCATACATGCCGCGCGCGGCATCCGGCGCGACGAATCAGGCCGGTCAGAAGCGTCACTCGGGCGTGTCGGACTCCCACAGCACCCCGCGGCGGACGCCGTCGGCCTCGGTCACGGTGTCGGCCACGGTGTGAGCGAGACCGCTGCCGGCGACCCACGCCCCGACGGCGGACAGGCCGGAGACGTCGCCGATCGCCGCGCGGACCGCCGCGGCGTCGTCGGCGTGCCCGAGGACGGAGGCCGGGCGCGCGAGGATGTGCCGCTCGCGCACGCCGTCGCGCACCGTGAGCTCGGCGCGCGCGATGCCGAGCAGCTCGGCCGCCGCATCCGCCGCCGCCTCGATGGCCTCGGCGTCGTCCAGCCCGGCGGTAGCCGGCGGCTCGTCGGCGGTGCCGAACGACAGGCGCAGCACATGGCGCCCGGCGCCCGCCGCCTCGGCGAGCCAGCCCCATCGCGCGGTCTCGTCCAGCATCGACGCGGCCGCGGCGGTTCCGGGGATCGGGTAGCACGCCGTCCCGCGGGGATGGGCGTCCAGCGCCGCCGACTCCACGATCAGCGTCACGGTCTCGAGATCGACCGGTCCACGCGTGGCGACCGCGGCGAGATCCGGGACGACCGGCTCCAGCAGCATCCGCGCCGCCTGCTCGTCGGTCGCGACGATGACGGCGTCCGCCGGCGCGATCGGCTCGGCGTGGCCCGT from Microbacter sp. GSS18 harbors:
- a CDS encoding phage holin family protein, which gives rise to MPPIRGFRDRADDSLLTVIGDIPELVRNLVIAEVDAAKAWLARSAKDGGWGALWVFAALFVLFWSVPALGTWAIAGLSSWWPVWLSALVVFFAMLLVVIVLALLGMMRFRRLVKRTNPVQSITQDVKEVRDEL